The Actinomycetes bacterium DNA segment GTCTCGGTGCACGTCATCCCGCGGCCGCACTCCGAGCTCGGCCGGCACTTCGACACGGACGGGTCCGCGAGCGCGTGACCGAGCTGCGGGTCTACCTCCTCGTCGTGGACCTGCAGCGACAGTTCGCGGCCTACCTGGGCACGCCTACGCGGGCCCGCGGCTACCCGCCGTTCGAGGGTCAGCACTCGCTGATCGTCGAGGTGGCGCCGGGGCTGGCGATCGAGCGGGTCATCGACCTCGCGCTGCGCGCGGTGCCGTCGGTCGAGCCGGGCATCCTCTTCGTCGAGCGGCAGTTCGGCGTGCTCGAGGTGCACGGCGCCGACCTCGATGACGTACGTCGCGCCGGCACAGCCATCCTCGACGGACTCGGGGCCAGCCCCGAGCACCAGCTGCGCCCGCACGTGCTCTACACCGACGTGATCGAGGACGTGACCGACCAGCACGCCGTCATCATCAACCGCACCCGGCAGGCCTCGATGCTGATGCCGGGCCAGTCGCTGCTGGTCGTCGAGATGACCCCAGCGCTCTTCGCGGCGGTTGCCGCGAACTCCGCCGAGAAGGTGGCCCCCGACGTCACACTGGTCGACGTGTCGATGATCGGTGCGGCCGGGCGGGTCTACCTCGCCGGCACCACCGCGGACGTGACCCGGGCGCGCGACGAGATCTCCCGGGTGCTCGCCGAGGTGACCGGCCGGGACCAGCCGTGACCGCGCACCACGACCTGTCGGCCGAGGACGTCGCCGCGCGCCTCGAGCCGGTCGCCCGGCGGGCCCTGACCGAGTACGGCGTGCCAACCGACGCCGCCCTGACGCTGCTCAACGTGAGCGAGAACGCGACGTACGCCGTCGACGACCCGGCCACCAGCGAGCGCACCGTCCTGCGGGTGCACCGGCACGGCTACCACGACGGCCCCGAGATCGAGTCCGAGCTCGCCTGGCTGGACGCGCTGCGAGACGAGGCCGGCGTGCGCACGCCGCACGTGCTGCCCACCGCCGACGGCCGGCGGCTGCTGTCGCTGGACGAGGAGGGTGCCCCGGACCCGCGCCACGTCGTGCGGTTCGAGTGGCTGCCCGGTGTCGAGCCGACACCCACCGACGAGCGGCTGCCGGACTCCTTCGAGCTGCTCGGCGCCATCACGGCCCGGATGCACGACCACGCCACGCACTGGCGGCGGCCGGCGGGCTTCCGACGGTTCGCCTGGGACTACGACGGGTCGTTCGGCGCAGTCTCGCGCTGGGGGCGCTGGCAGGACGGCATGGCCGTAGGGCCGGCCGAGCAGGAGGTCCTGGGCCGGCTGGACGCGACGCTGCGCGAGCGGCTGGCGCGCTTCGGCTCCGGGCCGGAGCGCTACGGGCTGGTGCACGCCGACCTGCGGCTGGCGAACCTGCTGGTCGACGACGGGCGCACCTACGTCATCGACTTCGACGACTCCGGCTGGAGCTGGCTGCTCTACGACTTCGGCGCGGCCGTGAGCTTCTTCGAGCACGACCCGCGGATCCCGGAGCTGACCGACGCCTGGGTGCGCGGCTACCGCACGGTCCGCGACCTGCCGGCCGAGGACGAGGCCGAGATCCCCACCTTCGTGCTGATGCGCCGGCTGCTGCTGGTGGCGTGGATCGGGTCGCACTCCGGCACGGACCTCGCGCAGTCGATGGGGGTGCAGTACACCGCCGACAGCTGCGACCTGGCTGAGAGCTACCTGGCACAGTTCGGCTGACCAGCCGGCCGACCACACTCGAGGAGGCACCCGTGTTCACATCCCTGGACGGCCGGACCGTCGTCGTCACCGGGGGCAGCAAGGGCATCGGCAAGGGCATCGCCCGGGTCTTCGCCCGGTCCGGCGCCAACGTCCTGGTGGCGGCCCGCGACGGGTCGACGCTGGCCCAGGCGGCCGACGACCTGCGCGGCGAGGGCGGCCGGGTCGAGGCGGTCACCGGGGACGTCGCCAAGGTCGAGGACTGCCGGGCGATCGCGGCCGCCGCGGCCGACCGCTTCGGCGGCATCGACGTGCTGTGCGCCAACGCGGGCATCTTCCCGGACAAGCCGTTCATCGAGCTGACGGAGGCCGACATCGACGCGGTGCTCGGCTGCAACCTCAAAGGAACGATGTTCATGGTGCAGGCCTGCCTGCCGGCCCTCGAGGCGAGCGGCCGGGGCCGGGTGGTCATCACGTCGTCGATCACCGGGCCGATCA contains these protein-coding regions:
- a CDS encoding microcompartment protein, which translates into the protein MTELRVYLLVVDLQRQFAAYLGTPTRARGYPPFEGQHSLIVEVAPGLAIERVIDLALRAVPSVEPGILFVERQFGVLEVHGADLDDVRRAGTAILDGLGASPEHQLRPHVLYTDVIEDVTDQHAVIINRTRQASMLMPGQSLLVVEMTPALFAAVAANSAEKVAPDVTLVDVSMIGAAGRVYLAGTTADVTRARDEISRVLAEVTGRDQP
- a CDS encoding phosphotransferase, which encodes MTAHHDLSAEDVAARLEPVARRALTEYGVPTDAALTLLNVSENATYAVDDPATSERTVLRVHRHGYHDGPEIESELAWLDALRDEAGVRTPHVLPTADGRRLLSLDEEGAPDPRHVVRFEWLPGVEPTPTDERLPDSFELLGAITARMHDHATHWRRPAGFRRFAWDYDGSFGAVSRWGRWQDGMAVGPAEQEVLGRLDATLRERLARFGSGPERYGLVHADLRLANLLVDDGRTYVIDFDDSGWSWLLYDFGAAVSFFEHDPRIPELTDAWVRGYRTVRDLPAEDEAEIPTFVLMRRLLLVAWIGSHSGTDLAQSMGVQYTADSCDLAESYLAQFG
- the fabG gene encoding 3-oxoacyl-ACP reductase FabG, with translation MFTSLDGRTVVVTGGSKGIGKGIARVFARSGANVLVAARDGSTLAQAADDLRGEGGRVEAVTGDVAKVEDCRAIAAAAADRFGGIDVLCANAGIFPDKPFIELTEADIDAVLGCNLKGTMFMVQACLPALEASGRGRVVITSSITGPITGYPGWSHYGASKAAQLGFLRTAAIELAPKKVTINAVMPGNIATEGLAEMGDDYIRETEAVIPQHRLGGVEDIGYAALFFATDQAAYITGQTIVVDGGQTLPESPAALAGI